The genomic interval CCCGGCGCGGACTCCCGGAAGCAGCTCTCGGCCGCGCCGAGGAAGCGGAGGGTGTCCTGGTCGGGGTCGGCGGGACGGCGCTCGGTCAGCCCGTCCGAGTACATCAGGACGATGTCGCCGGTCTCCAGCTTCGTCTCCGTGGCGTTGTACGTCGTCCCCGGCAGCACGCCCAGGGTCAGCCCGGGCCCTCCGGCGGGCGCCGGCAGCTGAGCGGCGTGGCCTTCCCGCAGCAGCACCGGGCGCGGGTGCCCGGCGCACGTCCAGCGGAGCATGGAGCGCTCGGGGTGGTAGCGGGCGATGATCGCGGTGGCGGTGGACTCGCGGGCGTCCGCGCACGCCACCTCGTTGAGCCACTGCGTCAGCCGCTCCACGGGCTGCGAGGTGTACGCGAGCCCCGCGAGCGCGTAACGGAGCTTGGCCATCAGGGTGACCGCCTCCAGGCCGTGGCCCCGGGCATCGCCCAGCGCGAGCAGCAGCCGCCCGTCGGGCAGCCCGCGGGCCTTGTACCAGTCGCCGCCGACCCCGGCTCCGGGTGCGTCGGGGCGGTAGACGGCCGCCGCCTCCAGACCGTAGCCGTCCAGCTCGTCCTGGAAGTGCGGCAGCACCGCGTCACGCAGGACATCGGCGATCTCCGCCACCGCGTCGGCGCGCTCGTGCTCGCGGCGCGCGGCGCGTTCGGCCCGCTGGGCCGCCTCCCGCCTGCGCCGGTCCGTGGTGACGTCGGTCAGCACCGCCCGCAGGGCCCACACCAGGCCGCCGGGCACGATGCGCACGGGCTCGGCGACCATGCGGAAGACGCGCTCGCTGCCGCGGAGGCGCAGCTCGCACTGGGTGACCCGCTTGCGCAGGAGGACGTCGTACAGCGCCTGGTACAGGGTGGTCAGGCATTCCGGCGCGGTGGCGGCGGCCAGGCCGGACAGGCTGGGCACCGGGGCGCTCTCCGCCAGGCCCAGCACCTGGCGGAACCCCCGGGACGGCTGGATGCCGTCGTCCGCGAGATTCCACTCCGCCCAGCACGTCCGCACCAGCTGCTGGGCCGCGGCGGCCATGCTGAGCCGGCCGCCCGGCTCCCAGGTCAGCAGGAAGTGGTCGCCGCAGGGCGCGACCCGGACCTCCGCGCTGACCCGGACCGGCCCCGTGCGCGTGTTCACCAGCCATTCCACCGTGTCGCTCTGCTGCGGCACACCCAGGCGGCGCGCCTCGGCCAGCATGCGCGGGATCGCCGTGGCGGCCAGCGAGGGGACCCGCTCGAACAGCGACACCGGTCCGGTCCACGGGGGCAGCGCCTCGCCGGGGAACCGGGAAGCCTCGTCGGCGCGGGCCGTGGCGTTGCGGGCGAGGAGGACGACGTCCCGGACCTCGCCGTCCTCGCCGAACACCGGGGTCAGCAGCAGGGCGGCCACCGGGAGGGCGTCGAGCACCTCCTGTCCGGAGGGCGGGGGAGTGGCGAGGGCCTGCGGGGCCCGGGGCACGGTGGCGGGCGCGGGGGGCCCGTACCGCTCGGCGTACCGGGTGACGCGCCGCCGCTGGGCGTCCAGCAGCGCCCGGATCGCCTGGAGTTCCAGACGTGCGCGTGCGCTGCCCGCGGAAGGGGGTTCGTCCACGGGCATGTCGGGCCTCTCGGTGCGGGTGTACGGGCGGCGCCGGAACAGCATCGGGGCGGGGAACCGGGGCCGCCACTCGGTGTACGCCGGGTGGCGGCGGCCCGGTCTGTGTCAGCCCGCGACGGCGAGCGGCCGGCTGTCCACCGAGTCCAGGAAGAGCACCACGGTGTGCAGCGCGCCGCTGGTCGCCGGGCAGATCGCGTACCGGGTCAGCTGCTCGTCCAGCTCGGCCAGGCGCCGGCGCCCCTCGGGCATCCCGGCGCCCCCGGCGGCCAGGACCGCGGCGGCGTCCTCGCGGACGATCCGCAGGGCCAGCGGCCCCTTGTCGCGTACGACCCGCTCGTCGTCCATGGCCGCCATCAGCGTGAGCAGCGCGTCGAGCTGGGCGGTCTCCTCGGCGAGGCCCCGCGCCCGGGCCTCGCGCACGGCGGAGAGCGCCACCTCGGTCGTCCCGAGGTCCCGGAAGCCGCCGGACGGCCCCGCCCGCTCATCGAGGGCGACGGCCCGCATGCAGGCGTCCCGGGGGTCGGCGGCGCCCTGCGCCCAGGCGGCCGTCAGCAGGCAGAGCGCCCGGGCCGCCAGGTCGAAGCCGTGCGGGGACGCGGTGGGCGGCAGCAGCTTCTCGGCCGCGCGGCAGGCGGCGGCGAGCCTCCCGGTGTCCGGCCCGGCCTGGGCGGCCGCGCGCAACGGGCCGTGGAGCCGTGCCCCGACGTCCACGAGCGAGGAGAACACCGAGTTGGCGGGGGTCTGCGCGGTGCGGCAGTCCGGCAGTCCCGGCTTGGGCGTCAGGAACACCTCGCGGGTGAAGGCCGCGACGGCGAGGTCCGCGAGGCCGTCTGCGTCGATCCGGGGCAGGTGCTGAGAGGACATGCGTATCGCTTCCACTGGGCGGCGGGGCTCGGACGGGCCCGGCGCGGGGCCGGGCTCCCGGGGTGATGCCCGCCGCCGCAGGGACAAACCGGGACCAATGTCCCTACGGCGTGGGTCCTTCTCCCCGCACCCGCGCACCTCAGGCGGTCGTCGCCTCCCCGGTCGCCTCCAGATAGGCGCGCCAGCCGCCGTGCTCCGTGATGTCGGTGCCCCCGGCCGCGGCGTGCGGGTCGCACTGGAAGCCGAGGACCCAGCTGCCCCCGGCCACCTCGACGCGGCCCAGGGACATGGGCGCCGGGAGGGCGGCGAGGAAGCGCCCGAGGGCGGCGGGGGAGAGGGTCCAGCGTTCGCCCGTGATCGCGGCGCCGTCGCCCGGCCCCACCCGGACGAGGCCCGGCTTGGGCGGGGCCGTCGCCAGTGCCGTGAGCCGGTAGCACGCGGCGGTGGTCACCTCACCGGCGTACCGGGCACCGGAATCGGTGAGCTGGTGGTTGAGCGGCTGCCCGGTCAGGTGGGCGCCGAACACGGCGAGGTCGATGCCCCCGTCCGGCAGGGGACCCGGCGCCTGTTCCCCGGTGAGCAGGGCGGCGATGTCGATGGCCGGCTGGTCCCGGAACGCGCGGGTGATGACGCTGACGCCGAACGGGCTGCCGTCGGCCTCCCCGGCCGGGACCGCGACGGCCGCCATGTCCAGGAGGTTCACGAAGTTGGTGTACGTGCCCATCCGGGAGTTGAGCACCACCGGATCGGCCAGCACCTCGGCGATGTCCGGGTGCCCGGTGGTCGTCGGCAGCACCAGCGCGTCGTAACCGGACAGGAGACCGTCCGCGTGCACCCGGTACCGGTCCAGCCGTTCCTGGTCGGTGGCCAGCGCATGGGCGGGCAGAGAGGCGGCGGCGAGGATGATGCGGGCCACCGTGGGGTCCGCCGCCGACGGGTTGTCCGCGATGAAGTCACCGACGGACGCGTAGCGTTCGGCCACCAGCGCCCCGTCGTAGAGCAGCCGGGCCGCCTCCAGCAGCGGTGACACGTCCACCACGGCGGTGGTGGCGCCGGCGGCCTCCAACTGCTTGACGGCCGCCGCGAACGCCGCTCGCCCCCCTGGCGACAGCGGGGCGAGGTCTTCGTCCCGGGGCACCGCGATCCGGGGCCGCGCCGGGGCGGCCAGGCGGACGTCGTCGGGCCAGGTCCGACTACGCGGGTCGTGCCGGTCCGCGCCCGTCATGAAGCCCACGGCCGTCTGGGCCTCGGTGAGGGTGCGGGCGAACACCGTGACCGCGTCGTAGGAGCGGGCGGCGGGGATCACGCCGGTGGTGGGCACGATGCCCAGCGTGGGCTTGATGCCGACGATGCCGTTCAGGGCGGCGGGGACGCGACCGGAGCCCGCCGTGTCGGTGCCGAGCGCGATGTCCACGATGCCGAGGGCCACGGCGACCGCCGAACCGGAGCTGGATCCGCCGGAGATCTTCTCGGGCAACAGGGCGTTGCGCACGGCACCGTACGGGCTCCGCGTCCCGACCAGACCGGTGGCGAACTGGTCCAGATTGGTCTTGCCCAGCAGGAGCGCCCCCGCGTCCAGCAGCCGTTGCACGGCCGTCGCGGAGGCGTCCGGGTGGTACGCGAAGCCGGGGCAGCCGGCCGTCGTGGGCAGGTCCGCCACGTCGATGTTGTCCTTGACCGCGAACACGACGCCCGCCAGCGGCAGCGGCTCCCCGGCGGCCAGCCGGGCGTCCAGGGCGGTGGCCTCGGCGAGGACTTCCTCCTCCGGGCGCAGGAGGATCCACACCTCCGGCCGGTCGGTCTCGGCGATGCGGCGGTAGGCGGCGGTGACGCGTGCGGTGCAGCTCTGGGTCACGCTGCTTCCTCTCGTGCGACGACGGCCAGCGGAGTGCCGGCGTCGATCTGCTGTCCGGGGGTGACGAGGACGTCGGTGACGACGCCATGCGCGGGGGCGCGCACCACGACCTCCATCTTCATGGCTTCCAGGACCAGAAGTGCCTGTCCCGGCTCAACTCGGGTGCCGGGCCCGGCTTCCACCTTCCATACGGTGGAGCTGAGCGGGGCCTCGACCAGGCCCGAGCCCGGCGGGAGGGCGAGCGGGGCGGTGGCTTCGGCGGCCGGCTCCGGCTCGGCGCGCGGGGCGAACTCGCCCGCCGCCTCCCAGGCCCGCCGCTCGGTCTCGAAGGCGGCGGACTGGCGGTGCCGGAAGGCGGCGATGTCCGCCGCGTTCTCCCGCAGGAACGCCTCGTGCTCGGCGAGCGAGAAGACGCCCGGGCGGATGTCGAGAGCGGTGCGCCCGGAGGCGAGATCGCCCCGGATGTCCAGGAGTTCGGCCGGATCCACCGGGTGCCAGACGATCCGGTCGAAGAACCGCAGCAGCCAGGGCGTGCCGTCGGCGAAGGAGCGGGGCGGGCGCAGGCCGCCCCAGACCGGGACCGTCCGGCCGATGAGCTGATAGCCGCCGGGGCTCTCCATCCCGTAGATGCACAGGTACGAGCCGCCGATGCCCACCCCCGCCTCCGCCGTCCAGGTGCGCGCCGGGTTGTACTTGGTGGTCACCAGGCGGTGGCGCGGGTCGAGCGGGGTGGCGGCCGGCGCGCCGAGATAGACGTCGCCGAGGCCGAGGACGAGATAGCGGGCGTCGAAGACCGTACGGCGTACGTCCTCCACGCCGGCCAGGCCGTTGATACGGCGGATGAACTCGATGTTGGACGGATTCCAGGGGGCGTCCCCGCGCACCGATGCGGCATAGCGGTCGATGGCCTCGTCCACGGTCGGGTCGTCCCAGGACAGCGGAAGGTGCACCTCCCGGCTGGGCACCCGCAGTTCGGCGGTGGCCGGCAGCTGGTCCTCGGCCTCCCGGAGCAGACCGAGCAGGGTGCGCAGGGGCAGCACGTCCGGATCGGTGTGCAGATGCAGCGACCGTACGCCCGGAGTGGCGTCGACCAGTCCGCGCGGGGCAAGCGCCCGTATGTGCTCGGCGAGGGCGTGGACGCGCATCCGCAGGCCCAGGTCGAGGGTCATCGGGCCGTACTCGACGAGGATGTTGTCGTCGGCGCCCCGCCGGTAGGTGACCTCGGGGGCGGCATCGGTGGCGGGGCGGCGCCCGAGCACGCCGTCGTCACCGTCCGGGCCGCCCGGCGCCGGGAGCGTGAGCAGCGCCGGGGTGCGGCGCAGCGCGTCGGCGGTCCGCTCGGTGACCGGGACGAACTGGACGGTGTCGCCGGGCCGGAGCTGGCCGGTCTTCCACCGCTCGCCGCGCACCACGGTGACCGGGCAGGCGAAACCGCCCAGGCTGGGCCCGTCCGGGCCGAGGATCGCCGGGGTGTCGCCGGTGAGGTTGACCGCGCCCACCGAGTACGCGGTGTCGTGCACGTTGGACGGGTGCAGTCCCGCCTCGCCGCCGTCCGGGCGGGCCCACTCGGGGCGGGGGCCGACGAGGCGCACCCCTGTGCGCGCCGACTGCGCGGAGACCTTCCAGTGCGTCCCGTACACCGTCCCGATGCCGTCCCGGGTGAGGAAGTCCGGTGCGGCGTGCGGCCCTTCGCTGACCGCGATGCGCCAGTGCGCGGCGAAGTGCGGACGCGAGGCGGCCGGGACGGGAGCGGGCGCCGGGGCATCGCTCCCGGGCCGGACGGGCCGCAGCACGTCACCGGTCCGCAGGGCGCGGCCCGCGTGGCCGCCGAAGGCACCGAGGGTGAAGGTGGCCGCGCTGCCCAGGTAGGCGGGGACATCGAGACCGCCGCGCACCAGGACGTAGGTGCGCATCCCGGGGCCCTGCGCGGTGCCGACGTCGAGCAGCTGCCCGGCGGCGAGCTCGACCGGCTCCCACATGGGCGCGGGGAGCCCGTCGACGGTGACCGCGGCCGGGGCGCCGGTGACGCAGACGGTGGCCGGGGCGGAGAAGCGCAGCGCGGGCCCCTCCAGTGTGCATTCCAGGCCGGGGGCGCCCTCCGGGTTGCCGACGGCCGTGTTGCCGAGGCGGAACGAGAGGTCGTCCATCGGGCCGCCCGGCGGGATGCCGACCTCCCAGTAGCCGGTGCGCCCCGGCCAGTCCTGCACGGTGGTCTGCGCGCCCCCGCGTTCCACGTCGATCCGGGGGCGCGGGTCGCGCAGACCGGCCAGGGTCGC from Streptomyces drozdowiczii carries:
- a CDS encoding PP2C family protein-serine/threonine phosphatase, coding for MLFRRRPYTRTERPDMPVDEPPSAGSARARLELQAIRALLDAQRRRVTRYAERYGPPAPATVPRAPQALATPPPSGQEVLDALPVAALLLTPVFGEDGEVRDVVLLARNATARADEASRFPGEALPPWTGPVSLFERVPSLAATAIPRMLAEARRLGVPQQSDTVEWLVNTRTGPVRVSAEVRVAPCGDHFLLTWEPGGRLSMAAAAQQLVRTCWAEWNLADDGIQPSRGFRQVLGLAESAPVPSLSGLAAATAPECLTTLYQALYDVLLRKRVTQCELRLRGSERVFRMVAEPVRIVPGGLVWALRAVLTDVTTDRRRREAAQRAERAARREHERADAVAEIADVLRDAVLPHFQDELDGYGLEAAAVYRPDAPGAGVGGDWYKARGLPDGRLLLALGDARGHGLEAVTLMAKLRYALAGLAYTSQPVERLTQWLNEVACADARESTATAIIARYHPERSMLRWTCAGHPRPVLLREGHAAQLPAPAGGPGLTLGVLPGTTYNATETKLETGDIVLMYSDGLTERRPADPDQDTLRFLGAAESCFRESAPGPGHAGLQDYVERLVARLDGPHCTDDATLLALRRP
- a CDS encoding triphosphoribosyl-dephospho-CoA synthase, producing the protein MSSQHLPRIDADGLADLAVAAFTREVFLTPKPGLPDCRTAQTPANSVFSSLVDVGARLHGPLRAAAQAGPDTGRLAAACRAAEKLLPPTASPHGFDLAARALCLLTAAWAQGAADPRDACMRAVALDERAGPSGGFRDLGTTEVALSAVREARARGLAEETAQLDALLTLMAAMDDERVVRDKGPLALRIVREDAAAVLAAGGAGMPEGRRRLAELDEQLTRYAICPATSGALHTVVLFLDSVDSRPLAVAG
- the atzF gene encoding allophanate hydrolase → MTQSCTARVTAAYRRIAETDRPEVWILLRPEEEVLAEATALDARLAAGEPLPLAGVVFAVKDNIDVADLPTTAGCPGFAYHPDASATAVQRLLDAGALLLGKTNLDQFATGLVGTRSPYGAVRNALLPEKISGGSSSGSAVAVALGIVDIALGTDTAGSGRVPAALNGIVGIKPTLGIVPTTGVIPAARSYDAVTVFARTLTEAQTAVGFMTGADRHDPRSRTWPDDVRLAAPARPRIAVPRDEDLAPLSPGGRAAFAAAVKQLEAAGATTAVVDVSPLLEAARLLYDGALVAERYASVGDFIADNPSAADPTVARIILAAASLPAHALATDQERLDRYRVHADGLLSGYDALVLPTTTGHPDIAEVLADPVVLNSRMGTYTNFVNLLDMAAVAVPAGEADGSPFGVSVITRAFRDQPAIDIAALLTGEQAPGPLPDGGIDLAVFGAHLTGQPLNHQLTDSGARYAGEVTTAACYRLTALATAPPKPGLVRVGPGDGAAITGERWTLSPAALGRFLAALPAPMSLGRVEVAGGSWVLGFQCDPHAAAGGTDITEHGGWRAYLEATGEATTA
- the uca gene encoding urea carboxylase; protein product: MFDTLLIANRGEIACRVIRSAEALGLRTVAVYSDADRTAPHVRLADEAVRLGPAPAAESYLRADAVLEAALATGAGAVHPGYGFLSENAEFAAAVEKAGLAFVGPTPAQLEVFGAKHTARAAALAAGVPLLPGSGLLADEEDALRAAERTGYPVMLKATGGGGGIGMQACAGPEELRDAFARVSRLARGSFADGGVFLERYVERARHVEVQVFGDGAGSVVVLGDRDCSLQRRNQKVLEEAPAPDLPPHLRSVLHTAARELCASVGYRSAGTVEFVYDPVREEAYFLEVNTRLQVEHPVTEEIHGIDLVAWMLRLARGERGFLTEPPARGHAVEARVYAEDPARDHRPSSGLLTRVAFPEGVRVDGWAETGQHVSTAYDPMLAKVVATGDTRAEAFARLAEALDGTVVDGVETNLGLLRAACRAPVVLDARHTTATLAGLRDPRPRIDVERGGAQTTVQDWPGRTGYWEVGIPPGGPMDDLSFRLGNTAVGNPEGAPGLECTLEGPALRFSAPATVCVTGAPAAVTVDGLPAPMWEPVELAAGQLLDVGTAQGPGMRTYVLVRGGLDVPAYLGSAATFTLGAFGGHAGRALRTGDVLRPVRPGSDAPAPAPVPAASRPHFAAHWRIAVSEGPHAAPDFLTRDGIGTVYGTHWKVSAQSARTGVRLVGPRPEWARPDGGEAGLHPSNVHDTAYSVGAVNLTGDTPAILGPDGPSLGGFACPVTVVRGERWKTGQLRPGDTVQFVPVTERTADALRRTPALLTLPAPGGPDGDDGVLGRRPATDAAPEVTYRRGADDNILVEYGPMTLDLGLRMRVHALAEHIRALAPRGLVDATPGVRSLHLHTDPDVLPLRTLLGLLREAEDQLPATAELRVPSREVHLPLSWDDPTVDEAIDRYAASVRGDAPWNPSNIEFIRRINGLAGVEDVRRTVFDARYLVLGLGDVYLGAPAATPLDPRHRLVTTKYNPARTWTAEAGVGIGGSYLCIYGMESPGGYQLIGRTVPVWGGLRPPRSFADGTPWLLRFFDRIVWHPVDPAELLDIRGDLASGRTALDIRPGVFSLAEHEAFLRENAADIAAFRHRQSAAFETERRAWEAAGEFAPRAEPEPAAEATAPLALPPGSGLVEAPLSSTVWKVEAGPGTRVEPGQALLVLEAMKMEVVVRAPAHGVVTDVLVTPGQQIDAGTPLAVVAREEAA